The following proteins are co-located in the Noviherbaspirillum sp. UKPF54 genome:
- a CDS encoding CaiB/BaiF CoA-transferase family protein, whose amino-acid sequence MTEKKSSGPLAGIKVLELGTLIAGPFCSRMLAEFGADVIKIEAPDGGDPIRQWRVLKDGTSLWWSVQSRNKKSVTLNMKDPRGQDIAKRLALDADIVIENYRPGVLEKWGVGYEDLRKINPATIMVRLSGYGQTGPMKDLPGFGAIGESMGGLRYVSGHPDRPPVRIGISIGDSLAALHGVIGAMMALRHRDVTGGRWNGKTGAECVAGQGQMVDVALYEAVFNMMESMVPEYDYAGVVRARTGGALPGIVPSNTYTTKEGENIVIAGNGDAIFKRLMSAIGRDDMANDPQLARNDGRVPRTEEIDGAIQAWCDTKHIDEALAILKAADVPVGKIYSVRDMMSDPQFLARRMIEQHAFSDGTPLKLPAITPKLSETPGETRWLGPALGEHNDVVLRALGFDDAHIAQLKNERVI is encoded by the coding sequence ATGACGGAAAAAAAATCCTCCGGTCCGCTGGCCGGCATCAAGGTACTGGAACTGGGCACGCTGATCGCGGGCCCGTTTTGTTCGCGCATGCTGGCCGAATTCGGCGCCGATGTAATCAAGATCGAGGCGCCCGACGGCGGCGACCCGATCCGGCAGTGGCGAGTGCTCAAGGACGGCACCTCGCTGTGGTGGTCGGTCCAGTCGCGCAACAAGAAGAGCGTCACGCTGAACATGAAAGACCCGCGCGGCCAGGATATCGCAAAGCGCCTGGCGCTGGACGCCGACATCGTCATTGAAAACTACCGCCCCGGTGTGCTGGAAAAATGGGGCGTCGGCTACGAAGACCTCAGGAAAATCAACCCCGCGACGATCATGGTGCGCCTGTCGGGCTACGGCCAGACCGGACCGATGAAGGACTTGCCGGGCTTCGGCGCGATCGGCGAATCGATGGGCGGCCTGCGCTACGTCTCCGGGCATCCGGACCGCCCGCCGGTACGCATCGGCATTTCCATCGGCGACTCGCTGGCCGCCTTGCATGGCGTGATCGGCGCGATGATGGCGCTGCGCCACCGCGATGTGACCGGCGGGCGCTGGAACGGCAAGACCGGCGCAGAATGCGTGGCGGGCCAGGGGCAGATGGTGGACGTGGCGTTGTACGAAGCCGTGTTCAACATGATGGAGTCGATGGTGCCGGAATACGACTATGCCGGCGTGGTGCGCGCACGCACCGGCGGCGCGCTGCCCGGCATCGTGCCGTCCAATACCTATACGACGAAAGAGGGCGAGAATATCGTCATCGCCGGCAACGGTGACGCGATCTTCAAGCGTCTGATGAGTGCGATCGGCCGCGACGACATGGCGAACGACCCGCAACTCGCGCGCAACGACGGCCGCGTGCCGCGCACGGAGGAAATCGACGGCGCAATCCAGGCCTGGTGCGACACGAAGCACATCGACGAGGCGCTGGCGATCCTGAAGGCGGCCGATGTCCCGGTCGGGAAAATCTATTCGGTGCGCGACATGATGAGCGATCCGCAGTTCCTGGCGCGGCGCATGATCGAGCAGCATGCGTTCAGTGACGGCACGCCGCTCAAGCTGCCGGCAATCACGCCCAAGTTGTCCGAGACGCCCGGCGAAACCCGATGGCTCGGCCCGGCGCTGGGCGAGCACAACGACGTAGTGCTGCGCGCGCTCGGATTCGACGACGCGCATATCGCGCAGCTGAAGAACGAGCGCGTCATTTAG
- a CDS encoding GNAT family N-acetyltransferase, with protein MTHIRYDDKRPISPQQLAEVFDASGIVRPTDDLPRLARMLEHANVLITAWDGDRLIGVARALSDFSFCCYLSDLAVDRQYQCRGIGRELIKRVSDAVGAQSMLLLLAAPSAMEYYPKAGFEAVPNGWIIKRQA; from the coding sequence ATGACGCACATCCGTTACGACGACAAGCGGCCCATCTCGCCGCAACAGCTGGCCGAGGTATTCGATGCATCCGGCATTGTCCGCCCGACCGACGACCTGCCGCGCCTGGCGCGCATGCTGGAACATGCCAATGTACTCATCACTGCCTGGGACGGCGATCGCCTGATCGGCGTGGCCCGGGCTCTGAGCGATTTCAGCTTCTGCTGTTACCTGTCCGACCTCGCGGTCGACAGGCAATACCAGTGCCGCGGAATCGGCCGCGAACTGATCAAGCGCGTGAGCGACGCCGTCGGCGCGCAGTCGATGCTGCTATTGCTGGCGGCGCCATCGGCGATGGAGTATTACCCGAAGGCCGGCTTCGAGGCGGTGCCGAACGGCTGGATCATCAAGCGGCAGGCCTGA
- the dnaX gene encoding DNA polymerase III subunit gamma/tau: MSYQVLARKYRPKSFDTLVGQEHVVRALTHALEQKRLHHAYLFTGTRGVGKTTLSRILSKSLNCETGITAKPCGTCEACTAIDAGRFVDYIEMDAASNRGVDEMAQLLEQAIYAPSNARFKVYMIDEVHMLTNHAFNAMLKTLEEPPEHVKFILATTDPQKIPVTVLSRCLQFNLKQMPPGHIVGHLENILGQESIEFDAPALRLLAQGAHGSMRDALSLTDQAIAYAAGKVTLEAVQGMLGALDQSYLIRVLDALAAKDGAGLLAVADEMATRSLSYNAALQDLGTLLHRIALAQTVPAAVPDDVPEREDILRLAGCFDAEEVQLFYQIAVHGRNELSLAPDEYAGFSMTLLRMLAFRPGIGAAEAKPAAAPASAAPAPAVAGAVARLSAAPQAATASAPVARPAGAMSPARAALEAARNGGKMPPAASIAPKPPSAPPPWEEEMPQARERAVPEAMEAEAQKKTEPPADAAALNGAGAAVAVTERPVQAAPAPRQRAPDPTPVPALNWDGNWPALAASLPLRGVVQQLAQQSELLRCDVQGEGAQFQLRIPLETLRSAGAVEKLTAALSEHFGKPVRVETEIGAVEHTANAQAVAEREARQRQAEENLQRDPFVQALVREFGATIVPGSIRPA, encoded by the coding sequence ATGTCTTACCAAGTCCTGGCCCGTAAATATCGCCCCAAGAGTTTCGACACGCTTGTCGGGCAAGAGCACGTCGTGCGGGCGCTGACGCATGCGCTGGAGCAAAAGCGGCTGCATCATGCCTACCTGTTCACCGGCACGCGCGGCGTCGGCAAGACCACGCTGTCGCGCATCCTGTCGAAATCGCTCAACTGTGAAACAGGCATTACCGCCAAGCCATGCGGCACTTGCGAGGCATGCACCGCGATCGATGCTGGCCGCTTCGTCGACTATATTGAAATGGATGCCGCGTCGAACCGCGGCGTCGACGAAATGGCGCAATTGCTGGAGCAGGCGATTTACGCGCCGTCCAATGCCCGTTTCAAGGTCTACATGATCGACGAAGTTCACATGCTGACCAACCATGCGTTCAATGCGATGCTCAAGACGCTTGAAGAGCCGCCCGAGCATGTGAAATTCATTCTCGCGACCACCGACCCGCAAAAGATACCGGTCACCGTGCTGTCGCGCTGCCTGCAGTTCAACCTGAAGCAGATGCCGCCCGGCCATATCGTCGGGCATCTGGAAAACATCCTCGGCCAGGAAAGCATCGAATTCGATGCGCCGGCGCTACGCCTCCTGGCGCAGGGAGCGCATGGTTCCATGCGGGACGCGCTGTCGCTGACCGACCAGGCCATCGCCTATGCCGCTGGCAAGGTGACGCTGGAAGCGGTGCAGGGCATGCTCGGCGCGCTCGACCAGTCCTACCTGATCCGCGTCCTCGATGCGCTGGCAGCCAAGGATGGCGCCGGATTGCTGGCAGTGGCAGATGAAATGGCAACGCGCAGCCTGTCGTACAACGCGGCATTGCAGGACCTCGGCACCTTGCTGCACCGGATCGCACTGGCGCAAACCGTGCCTGCAGCGGTTCCCGACGACGTGCCCGAGCGCGAGGATATCCTGCGCCTGGCGGGGTGTTTCGATGCCGAGGAAGTGCAGCTGTTTTACCAGATCGCGGTGCACGGGCGTAACGAACTGAGCCTGGCACCGGATGAATATGCCGGATTCTCGATGACCTTGCTGCGCATGCTGGCCTTTAGGCCGGGAATCGGCGCGGCGGAAGCGAAGCCGGCGGCGGCGCCTGCGTCGGCAGCTCCCGCGCCGGCCGTCGCCGGCGCGGTTGCCAGGTTAAGCGCCGCGCCCCAGGCGGCGACGGCAAGCGCGCCGGTGGCGCGGCCCGCCGGTGCGATGAGCCCGGCGCGCGCCGCGCTGGAAGCCGCGCGCAATGGCGGCAAGATGCCGCCTGCGGCGAGCATCGCGCCCAAGCCGCCGAGCGCGCCTCCGCCGTGGGAAGAGGAAATGCCACAGGCAAGGGAACGAGCCGTGCCCGAAGCGATGGAGGCGGAGGCTCAAAAAAAAACTGAACCGCCCGCCGACGCAGCCGCACTGAACGGTGCGGGCGCGGCGGTCGCGGTGACGGAAAGGCCGGTGCAAGCGGCGCCCGCGCCAAGGCAAAGGGCGCCCGATCCGACCCCGGTTCCCGCCCTGAACTGGGACGGCAACTGGCCGGCGCTGGCCGCGTCGCTGCCCTTGCGCGGCGTGGTGCAGCAGCTGGCGCAGCAAAGCGAACTGCTGCGCTGCGATGTGCAGGGAGAGGGCGCGCAATTCCAGTTGCGGATTCCGCTGGAAACGCTGCGTTCGGCCGGTGCCGTCGAGAAGCTGACGGCGGCGTTGAGCGAACATTTCGGCAAGCCGGTCCGGGTCGAGACTGAAATCGGCGCTGTCGAGCATACCGCCAATGCACAGGCGGTGGCCGAGCGCGAAGCGCGGCAGCGCCAGGCGGAAGAAAACCTGCAGCGCGACCCGTTCGTGCAGGCATTGGTGCGCGAATTCGGCGCAACCATCGTGCCGGGATCGATCCGGCCCGCTTAA
- a CDS encoding isovaleryl-CoA dehydrogenase, producing MQWPTHEVTNQVPELENYNIYTSDQALREGVQRGQAHWNEENLIRFGAELGSKEVLALGEQANRHLPELVTHDRVGNRLDAVEFHPSWHRLLGLLRQEGLHALPWMQPQAGAQVARAAGYFMQAQVEAGSLCPTTMTFASIPVLRNEPKLFSMLEPKLFSREHDPRDLPLEQKKSIMVGMGMTEKQGGSDVRTNSTVARAPAGTGRGADYLLTGHKWFFSAPMCDAHLVLARTDAGLSCFFVPRWRPDGSKNAVLVQRLKDKLGNRSNSSSEVEFQGAYGIMVGEEGRGIPTIIEMANYTRLDCVIGSAGLMRQAFAQAAHHARHRSAFGKRLAEQPLMRNVLADLALESEAATVLMLRLARAFESSGDPLERAWRRIVTPAAKFWICKRALEFTGECMEVWGGNGYVETGPMARMYREAPVNSIWEGSGNVMCLDVLRAVERETEGFLLLLKQFDQAAAQHPGLRTLVHALRTDLATPPEQRETLARRFVQRLVLAAQGALMLEHAPTPIAEAFIASRVDPDCGRVYGTLAASALQQRILERAWPV from the coding sequence ATGCAATGGCCGACCCACGAAGTCACGAACCAGGTTCCGGAACTCGAAAACTACAATATTTACACCAGCGACCAGGCATTGCGCGAGGGCGTGCAGCGCGGCCAGGCACATTGGAACGAGGAAAACCTTATCAGATTCGGCGCCGAATTGGGCAGCAAGGAAGTGCTGGCACTGGGCGAGCAGGCCAACCGCCACTTGCCCGAACTGGTCACGCACGACCGTGTCGGCAACCGTCTCGACGCCGTGGAGTTCCATCCGAGCTGGCATCGGCTGCTCGGCCTGCTGCGGCAAGAAGGCTTGCATGCTCTGCCATGGATGCAGCCGCAGGCCGGCGCACAGGTGGCGCGCGCGGCAGGTTATTTCATGCAGGCGCAGGTGGAGGCTGGCTCGCTGTGCCCGACCACGATGACCTTCGCCTCGATTCCAGTCCTGCGCAACGAACCGAAGCTGTTCTCGATGCTGGAGCCGAAACTGTTTTCGCGCGAGCACGATCCGCGCGACCTGCCGCTGGAACAAAAGAAATCGATCATGGTCGGCATGGGCATGACCGAAAAACAAGGCGGCTCCGACGTGCGCACCAATTCCACCGTCGCCCGGGCGCCGGCTGGAACAGGACGCGGCGCCGACTATCTGCTGACCGGCCACAAATGGTTTTTCTCGGCGCCGATGTGCGACGCGCACCTGGTGCTGGCCCGTACCGACGCCGGATTGTCCTGCTTCTTCGTGCCGCGCTGGCGGCCGGATGGCAGCAAGAATGCCGTGCTGGTGCAACGGCTGAAAGACAAGCTCGGCAACCGCTCCAATTCCAGCAGCGAGGTCGAGTTCCAGGGTGCCTACGGCATCATGGTCGGCGAGGAAGGCCGTGGCATCCCGACCATCATCGAAATGGCGAATTACACCCGGCTCGACTGCGTCATCGGCAGCGCCGGCCTGATGCGCCAGGCTTTCGCACAGGCCGCGCATCACGCGCGTCACCGCAGCGCGTTCGGCAAGCGGCTGGCCGAGCAACCGCTGATGCGCAACGTGCTGGCCGACCTGGCGCTGGAAAGCGAAGCCGCCACCGTGCTGATGCTGCGACTGGCGCGCGCCTTCGAGTCGTCAGGTGATCCGCTGGAACGCGCATGGCGCCGCATCGTCACGCCTGCCGCCAAATTCTGGATCTGCAAGCGCGCGCTCGAATTCACTGGCGAATGCATGGAAGTCTGGGGCGGCAATGGTTACGTGGAAACCGGCCCGATGGCGCGCATGTACCGCGAAGCACCGGTCAACTCGATCTGGGAAGGATCGGGCAATGTGATGTGCCTGGATGTATTGCGCGCCGTCGAACGTGAAACGGAAGGTTTCCTGTTGCTGCTGAAACAATTCGATCAAGCCGCCGCACAACATCCTGGCTTGCGCACGCTGGTCCATGCCTTGCGCACTGATCTGGCAACGCCGCCGGAACAGCGCGAAACGCTCGCGCGGCGCTTCGTGCAAAGGCTGGTGCTGGCGGCGCAGGGAGCGCTGATGCTGGAACATGCCCCGACGCCGATTGCCGAGGCATTCATTGCCAGCCGTGTCGACCCGGATTGCGGCCGCGTCTATGGCACGCTCGCTGCGAGCGCCTTGCAACAGCGCATACTCGAACGCGCCTGGCCGGTTTGA
- a CDS encoding lytic transglycosylase domain-containing protein yields MLNRCIRVTFDFTRRKASQSAAWAVFAGDTLRGFVTTAHHTLMILGIIAIAALGAMFVKPELADQLLALSPFIEADAAEAENTVATAESAETPAPATAPIKASSEDDSKLLANSRQQQWVTSWLSKRYRVASDATHMLVSTAYMTAKDIKLDPLLILSVMAIESGFNPFAESPVGAQGLMQVMSKVHHDKFQELGGVKAALNPAANIRVGSLILKDYVTRGGSIEAGLKLYVGAGAFDSDSGYGARVLAEYRRLKDVSMGKKVPVSTAAVKPRQPEIKPNGNADEPTSVSASKESFTKEGKLAAL; encoded by the coding sequence ATGCTAAATCGATGTATCCGGGTAACGTTCGACTTTACCCGACGCAAGGCAAGCCAGTCGGCCGCCTGGGCGGTTTTCGCCGGCGACACCCTGCGCGGCTTTGTAACGACTGCGCACCACACGCTCATGATTCTGGGAATCATCGCCATCGCGGCGCTGGGCGCCATGTTCGTCAAACCTGAGCTGGCGGACCAGTTGCTCGCACTGTCCCCTTTTATCGAGGCAGATGCTGCGGAAGCCGAAAATACGGTGGCAACTGCGGAATCGGCTGAAACACCAGCGCCAGCCACCGCCCCAATCAAAGCGTCCAGCGAAGACGATAGCAAATTGCTCGCCAATTCACGTCAGCAGCAATGGGTTACCAGCTGGCTCTCCAAGCGTTATCGAGTTGCATCCGATGCCACGCACATGCTGGTATCGACAGCCTACATGACCGCCAAGGATATCAAGCTCGATCCGCTGCTGATCCTGTCCGTAATGGCAATCGAATCGGGATTCAATCCTTTTGCGGAAAGCCCGGTCGGCGCACAAGGCCTGATGCAGGTCATGTCGAAAGTTCATCACGACAAGTTTCAAGAGCTCGGCGGCGTGAAGGCCGCCCTCAATCCGGCTGCCAATATCCGTGTCGGCTCGTTGATCCTGAAGGATTATGTGACGCGTGGCGGTTCAATTGAGGCTGGGTTGAAACTATACGTCGGCGCAGGCGCATTCGATTCCGATTCCGGTTATGGGGCTCGAGTCTTGGCAGAATATCGACGCCTGAAAGACGTATCCATGGGCAAGAAGGTACCGGTCTCTACCGCTGCCGTTAAACCGCGCCAGCCGGAGATTAAGCCGAACGGCAATGCAGACGAGCCCACATCCGTGAGCGCATCGAAGGAATCCTTCACAAAGGAAGGCAAGCTGGCCGCATTGTAA
- a CDS encoding TetR/AcrR family transcriptional regulator, translating into MADIPLKPRRKPVQSRSRVTQNAILDAFVRLLLERGYARLTIRDIVAIAGVGLGTLYEYFPNKKSIAANCIHQRFKSVGDLMLACIESARGKPLAEMVDALLDTVVALHTERTEEWSALIFLERQISDEQAYRVLYRHFVGIWGQAIRACAGPPRDELVEDVAYVLHAAVYGLLYQTLMCRPHAVGTPEFRRQLGELVHGYLGGAM; encoded by the coding sequence GTGGCTGATATCCCTTTAAAACCGCGCCGCAAGCCGGTGCAGTCGCGTTCCAGGGTGACGCAGAATGCGATTCTGGATGCCTTTGTTCGGCTTTTGCTGGAGCGCGGCTACGCCCGCTTGACGATCCGCGACATCGTGGCGATTGCCGGAGTGGGGTTGGGAACGCTGTATGAATATTTCCCGAATAAAAAATCGATCGCGGCCAACTGCATCCATCAGCGCTTCAAGTCCGTCGGCGACCTGATGCTCGCGTGCATCGAATCCGCGCGCGGCAAGCCTTTGGCGGAGATGGTGGATGCCTTGCTGGATACTGTCGTCGCCCTGCATACGGAGCGGACCGAGGAATGGTCGGCGCTGATTTTCCTGGAGCGCCAGATATCGGACGAGCAGGCTTATCGCGTGCTGTATCGTCATTTCGTCGGCATCTGGGGGCAGGCGATCCGCGCCTGCGCCGGACCGCCTCGCGACGAACTCGTGGAAGACGTGGCGTACGTATTGCATGCCGCTGTCTACGGGTTGCTGTACCAGACGCTGATGTGCCGGCCGCATGCCGTCGGCACGCCCGAGTTCCGGCGCCAGCTGGGAGAGCTGGTCCACGGCTATCTCGGCGGAGCGATGTAG
- a CDS encoding PLP-dependent aminotransferase family protein encodes MYVAQFLTTLRLDSSAPTPLFRQLYAAIKQAVLAGQLQSGMQLPPTRELSTLAGVSRQTVLNAYELLVAEGFLTGAVGKGTFISAGLPLAAQSEQPIPGAPPPLLRPLSPRGQRFAGARVRLNVPSGAPRAFRLGMPATDVFPFDLWARLESRRWRRPSYQLGYDDPAGYPPLRRALAAYVSASRGVRCTAEQIVITSGSQQGLFLAASMLLAPGDAAWVEEPGYRGMIAALHATDVRACPVPVDTDGLCVAAGAATFPDAKLAYVTPSHQLPLGVTMSLPRRLALLEWAAASKAWVIEDDYDSEYRYTGPPVASLQSLDQAGCVIYIGTLSKILFPGLRLGYMVLPAGLSEAFAHGKAIMDRHTPTVPQMVLADFIAEGHFSRHIRRTREVHAERRAALLDALNDYLAQELEIGPADAGLHLAVTFRDALDDRAIAHAALQKGIEVRALSQTCHFTGPPGGGKPLSGLVLGFAPVPAAQLRQGVLTLREVVRNA; translated from the coding sequence ATGTATGTCGCCCAATTCCTGACCACCCTCAGGCTGGATTCCTCCGCGCCGACGCCGCTGTTTCGCCAGCTTTACGCCGCAATCAAACAGGCGGTCCTCGCAGGCCAGCTGCAATCCGGCATGCAGCTACCGCCCACGCGCGAACTATCGACACTCGCGGGAGTGTCGCGGCAGACGGTGCTCAACGCCTACGAGCTGCTCGTGGCGGAAGGCTTCCTGACAGGAGCCGTCGGCAAAGGCACGTTCATCAGCGCCGGCTTGCCGCTCGCAGCACAATCCGAGCAACCGATTCCGGGCGCCCCGCCACCGTTGCTGCGCCCCCTGTCGCCACGCGGCCAGCGCTTTGCCGGTGCGCGCGTGCGCCTGAACGTGCCCAGCGGAGCACCGCGCGCCTTCAGGCTGGGCATGCCGGCCACGGACGTGTTCCCGTTCGATCTGTGGGCGCGGCTGGAGTCGCGCAGGTGGCGCCGGCCGTCGTACCAGCTCGGCTACGACGATCCGGCCGGCTACCCGCCGCTGCGCCGCGCGCTTGCCGCCTACGTGAGCGCTTCGCGCGGCGTGCGTTGCACGGCGGAGCAGATCGTCATCACCTCCGGATCGCAGCAAGGCCTGTTCCTGGCGGCGTCGATGCTGCTCGCGCCAGGCGATGCCGCGTGGGTGGAAGAACCGGGTTACCGCGGCATGATAGCGGCGCTGCATGCGACCGACGTGCGCGCCTGCCCGGTGCCGGTCGATACGGATGGATTGTGCGTGGCAGCGGGAGCGGCGACTTTTCCCGACGCCAAACTGGCATACGTCACCCCCTCGCACCAGCTTCCGCTGGGCGTCACGATGAGCCTGCCGCGCCGCCTCGCCCTGCTGGAATGGGCGGCGGCCAGCAAGGCCTGGGTCATCGAGGACGATTACGACAGCGAATACCGCTACACCGGCCCGCCCGTGGCGTCGCTGCAAAGCCTGGACCAGGCCGGCTGCGTGATCTACATCGGCACATTGTCGAAGATCCTGTTTCCGGGCCTGCGGCTCGGCTATATGGTGCTCCCCGCCGGACTGTCAGAGGCGTTCGCGCATGGCAAGGCGATCATGGACCGCCACACGCCCACCGTGCCGCAGATGGTCCTGGCCGATTTCATCGCAGAGGGCCATTTCAGCCGCCATATCAGGCGCACCAGGGAAGTGCATGCCGAACGGCGCGCGGCCCTGCTCGACGCGCTGAACGACTATCTTGCGCAGGAGCTGGAAATCGGGCCGGCGGACGCCGGGCTACACCTCGCCGTCACGTTCCGCGATGCGCTTGACGATCGCGCAATCGCGCATGCGGCGCTGCAAAAGGGAATAGAAGTGCGCGCGCTGTCGCAAACCTGCCATTTCACCGGGCCTCCTGGCGGCGGCAAGCCGCTATCGGGATTGGTGCTGGGATTTGCGCCGGTGCCGGCCGCGCAGTTGCGGCAAGGTGTCCTGACGCTGCGCGAAGTCGTGCGCAACGCCTGA
- the ubiD gene encoding 4-hydroxy-3-polyprenylbenzoate decarboxylase, giving the protein MKYSDLRDFISQLQQLGELKRTSAAVSPYLEMTEICDRTLRAGGPAVLFEKPAGHTIPVLANLFGTTRRVALGMGAEDIGELRKIGHVLATLKEPEPPKGFKDVLGLGSMVKALWDMAPKEQRSAPCQDVVWEGNDVDLAKLPIQHCWPGDVAPLITWGLVITKGPHKKRQNLGIYRQQVIGRNKVIMRWLAHRGGALDFREHCIVNRGKPYPIAVALGADPATILGAVTPVPDSLSEYQFAGLLRGSRTELVKAVGSELRVPASAEIVLEGHIYPDESHPSGYEHALEGPYGDHTGYYNEQEWFPVFTIDRITMRRDPIYHSTYTGKPPDEPAILGVALNEVFIPLLQKQFAEITDFYLPPEGCSYRMAVVQMKKAYPGHAKRVMFGVWSFLRQFMYTKFIVVVDEDVNVRDWKEVIWAITTRVDPVRDTTLVDNTPIDYLDFASPVSGLGGKMGIDATNKWPGETDREWGRPIAMTDEVKAKVDRIWQEVGL; this is encoded by the coding sequence ATGAAATATTCAGATTTGCGGGATTTTATTTCCCAATTGCAACAATTGGGTGAATTAAAACGCACTTCGGCCGCAGTATCGCCTTACCTGGAAATGACCGAAATCTGTGACCGCACCTTGCGCGCGGGTGGTCCGGCGGTCCTGTTCGAAAAACCGGCCGGCCATACGATCCCGGTGCTTGCCAACCTGTTTGGCACGACCCGTCGCGTCGCTCTCGGGATGGGTGCCGAGGACATCGGCGAGTTGCGCAAGATCGGGCACGTGCTGGCGACATTGAAGGAGCCGGAGCCGCCGAAAGGCTTTAAGGATGTGCTTGGCCTTGGTTCGATGGTGAAGGCGCTGTGGGACATGGCGCCCAAGGAACAGCGTTCGGCTCCTTGCCAGGATGTGGTGTGGGAGGGCAATGATGTCGATCTGGCGAAATTACCGATCCAGCATTGCTGGCCGGGTGACGTCGCGCCTCTTATTACCTGGGGACTTGTTATTACCAAGGGACCACACAAGAAGCGGCAAAACTTGGGCATATACCGACAGCAAGTCATCGGCCGCAACAAGGTAATCATGCGCTGGCTGGCGCACCGTGGTGGCGCACTCGATTTCCGCGAGCACTGCATCGTCAATCGCGGCAAGCCGTATCCGATCGCGGTAGCGCTTGGTGCCGATCCGGCAACCATCCTCGGTGCGGTCACGCCGGTGCCGGATAGCTTGTCGGAATATCAATTTGCGGGCTTGTTGCGTGGCAGTCGGACCGAACTGGTGAAGGCGGTCGGCAGCGAACTGCGGGTGCCGGCTTCGGCCGAGATCGTGCTGGAAGGGCACATCTATCCCGACGAGTCGCACCCGAGCGGTTATGAACATGCGCTGGAAGGCCCTTACGGCGACCATACCGGCTACTACAACGAGCAGGAATGGTTCCCGGTATTTACCATCGACCGCATCACGATGCGGCGCGACCCGATTTATCACTCGACCTATACAGGGAAACCGCCGGACGAACCGGCGATCCTCGGTGTGGCGCTGAACGAGGTATTTATCCCGTTGCTGCAAAAGCAGTTTGCCGAGATCACCGATTTCTATCTTCCGCCAGAAGGATGCAGCTATCGCATGGCGGTGGTGCAGATGAAAAAGGCGTATCCAGGGCATGCCAAGCGCGTCATGTTCGGCGTCTGGAGCTTTTTGCGCCAGTTCATGTATACCAAGTTCATCGTCGTGGTGGACGAGGATGTGAACGTACGCGACTGGAAGGAAGTGATCTGGGCTATTACCACCCGGGTCGACCCGGTGCGCGACACCACGCTGGTGGACAACACGCCGATCGATTATCTCGATTTCGCATCGCCCGTCAGCGGCCTTGGAGGGAAGATGGGAATCGATGCGACCAACAAGTGGCCGGGAGAAACCGATCGCGAATGGGGACGGCCGATTGCCATGACGGACGAAGTCAAGGCCAAGGTCGACCGTATCTGGCAGGAAGTGGGCTTGTAA
- the recR gene encoding recombination mediator RecR, whose amino-acid sequence MKSPSSLEFLAEALRRLPGVGPKSAQRIAYHLMQHDRDGAAMLGRALTQAVEKIRHCARCNTFTESEVCETCLDSARDASLLCVVETPADQLMIEQTLTYKGLYFVLMGRLSPLDGIGPKDIHLEKLIARATDGEVEEVVLATNFTNEGEATAHYISETLKARGLKVSRLARGVPVGGELEYVDAGTIARAMLDRRST is encoded by the coding sequence GTGAAATCACCCTCCAGCCTCGAATTCCTCGCCGAAGCATTGCGCCGCCTGCCCGGCGTCGGGCCCAAGTCCGCGCAGCGTATCGCCTATCACCTGATGCAGCACGACCGCGACGGCGCGGCCATGCTTGGCCGCGCGCTCACGCAGGCGGTGGAGAAGATCCGTCACTGCGCCAGGTGCAACACCTTCACCGAAAGCGAGGTCTGCGAAACCTGCCTCGACAGCGCGCGCGATGCGAGCCTGCTGTGCGTGGTGGAGACGCCGGCCGACCAGCTGATGATCGAGCAGACGCTGACCTACAAGGGACTGTATTTCGTACTGATGGGGCGCCTGTCGCCATTGGACGGCATCGGCCCGAAAGACATCCACCTCGAAAAGCTGATCGCGCGCGCCACCGACGGCGAGGTCGAGGAAGTTGTGCTGGCGACGAACTTCACCAATGAAGGCGAGGCCACCGCGCATTACATTAGCGAGACGCTCAAGGCGCGCGGCCTGAAGGTGAGCCGGCTGGCGCGCGGCGTGCCGGTCGGCGGCGAACTGGAATATGTCGACGCGGGCACCATCGCCCGCGCGATGCTGGACCGGCGATCGACATGA
- a CDS encoding YbaB/EbfC family nucleoid-associated protein: MMKGQLAGLMKQAQAMQDNMKKMQEQLASIEVEGQSGAGMVKVVMTCKNDVKRVSIDPSLLGDDKDMLEDLVAAAFNDAVRKAEATSQEKMAGLTAGMPLPPGFKMPF; this comes from the coding sequence ATGATGAAGGGCCAACTGGCAGGACTGATGAAGCAAGCCCAGGCGATGCAGGACAACATGAAGAAGATGCAGGAGCAGCTCGCCTCGATCGAAGTCGAAGGACAATCCGGCGCCGGCATGGTGAAGGTCGTGATGACCTGCAAGAACGACGTCAAGCGCGTGTCGATCGACCCGTCCCTGCTGGGCGACGACAAGGACATGCTGGAAGACTTGGTGGCCGCCGCCTTTAACGACGCGGTGCGCAAGGCGGAAGCGACTTCGCAGGAAAAAATGGCCGGCTTGACCGCCGGCATGCCGCTGCCGCCCGGCTTCAAGATGCCGTTCTGA